The Vespa velutina chromosome 22, iVesVel2.1, whole genome shotgun sequence genome includes a window with the following:
- the LOC124956616 gene encoding LOW QUALITY PROTEIN: piggyBac transposable element-derived protein 4-like (The sequence of the model RefSeq protein was modified relative to this genomic sequence to represent the inferred CDS: inserted 1 base in 1 codon) produces the protein MNDDGDIWLRCGHRGSCELLIPLGNTIVSISASTDLDLEELHKTVVKISLRCFYPFRNLCIDESLMLFNGRLSLKQFIPAKRNRFGIKSFVLCDCLSGHILNFIVYTGKTTDSNGQSNDNLGKSESIVMTDLESYLEQGHTVFVDNYVECIRKSLKWYKKXIFHVIDMVVWNAYYLFQSVTATKLSFAKFHLTLIRQLLQIYGKQKSGMKCSVARNNNNPERVTERHFPSLYSNEASKKNSVRKCVVCSKRGKRRESRYYCSQCNVGLCVVPCFKIYHIKVDY, from the exons ATGAACGATGATGGAGATATTTGGTTAAGATGTGGTCACAGGGGCAGCTGCGAATTGCTCATTCCTTTGGGTAATACGATAGTATCGATTTCAGCAAGCACGGATTTGGATTTAGAAGAGTTACATAAAACAGTTGTTAAAATAAG tttgagATGTTTTTATCCATTTCGCAATCTTTGTATAGATGAAAGCTTAATGTTATTTAACGGCCGGTTATCACTTAAACAATTCATTCCTGCTAAGCGAAACAGATTCGGCATAAAGTCTTTTGTATTATGCGACTGCTTGTCAGGCcacattttaaattttattgtatatacagGAAAAACTACAGATTCCAATGGGCAGTCCAATGACAATTTAGGAAAATCAGAAAGTATCGTTATGACAGACTTAGAATCATATCTTGAACAAGGCCATACCGTATTTGTCGATAATTA TGTTGAATGTATTCGTAAAAGTTTAAAAtggtacaaaa atatttttcacgtgATAGACATGGTTGTGTGGAatgcatattatttattccaaTCAGTAACTGCGACAAAATTATCGTTTGCCAAATTTCATTTAACTCTTATACGACAATTATTGCAAATATACGGGAAACAAAAATCAGGTATGAAATGTTCAGTTgcacgaaataataataatccggAAAGAGTTACTGAAAGGCATTTTCCGTCTTTATATTCGAATGAGgcgtcaaaaaaaaattcagttCGAAAATGCGTCGTCTGCAgtaaacgaggaaaaagaCGTGAGTCGAGATACTATTGTTCACAATGTAATGTTGGATTATGTGTGGTTCCATGTTTTAAAATTTACCATATCAAAgtcgattattaa